One stretch of Candidatus Saccharibacteria bacterium oral taxon 488 DNA includes these proteins:
- a CDS encoding peptidoglycan bridge formation glycyltransferase FemA/FemB family protein, with the protein MNQHFLQSTAWQAFQESLGRTTFRDSGPGWEYLAILERSTGNSRLYCPYGPTANDEHSLAAALNSLAQLGKKHHITFLRVEPTNLDSAAHLQAHGWKKVTYQKLQPEHSHVIDLTQPQDQLIAHMAQPVRNVYRNYHKKGVAVHRSTDPHDIDILLKFVHQVARQRGITPHPDSYFCQQATTLFPLGAATLYYATLDDQPIAAALFYHNNDTLYYAHAGASSDPAHRKLNAGTALLAEAIIDAQQRGLTTADLYGIAPDGADKNHPWAGFTKFKRSFGGRDVTFAGAWDLPLQRSRYWLYRAYQTLH; encoded by the coding sequence ATGAATCAACATTTTTTACAATCAACTGCCTGGCAAGCTTTTCAAGAGTCGCTCGGCCGCACCACCTTTCGCGATAGCGGCCCGGGTTGGGAATATTTGGCTATCCTGGAGCGCAGCACCGGTAATTCCCGTCTGTATTGCCCGTACGGCCCGACCGCCAATGACGAACATTCGCTAGCGGCAGCGCTTAACTCTCTAGCTCAGCTCGGCAAAAAACACCACATTACCTTCCTGCGCGTTGAGCCAACCAACCTCGACTCTGCTGCCCATCTCCAAGCTCACGGCTGGAAAAAGGTCACCTACCAAAAACTCCAGCCGGAGCATTCGCACGTCATTGACTTGACCCAGCCGCAAGACCAGCTGATCGCCCACATGGCGCAGCCAGTTCGCAATGTGTACCGCAATTATCATAAAAAAGGCGTCGCCGTTCACCGCTCGACCGACCCGCACGACATTGATATCTTGCTGAAATTTGTCCACCAAGTCGCCCGGCAGCGCGGCATTACGCCGCATCCTGATAGTTATTTTTGCCAACAAGCCACCACCCTCTTCCCACTCGGCGCCGCCACGCTGTACTACGCCACGCTTGATGATCAGCCCATCGCCGCCGCCTTGTTTTATCACAACAACGACACGCTATATTACGCCCACGCTGGCGCCTCGTCAGACCCGGCTCACCGCAAACTCAACGCTGGCACCGCCCTGCTGGCCGAGGCAATCATTGACGCCCAGCAGCGCGGACTAACCACCGCTGATCTTTATGGCATTGCCCCGGATGGCGCCGACAAGAACCATCCGTGGGCCGGCTTTACCAAGTTCAAACGCTCATTTGGCGGACGCGACGTTACTTTTGCTGGGGCTTGGGATTTGCCATTACAGCGCAGCCGCTACTGGCTGTACCGCGCCTACCAAACGCTGCATTAA
- a CDS encoding tRNA (adenosine(37)-N6)-threonylcarbamoyltransferase complex transferase subunit TsaD produces the protein MRILGIESSCDETAAAIVEDGERLLSNVVNSQIDIHAEYGGVIPEIAARSHLEVINPVIKKALSDAGCTWDDIDAVAVTYAPGLIGSLLIGTLAARTLAVIHNKRLYKIHHVEAHVYANFITEQRKRGSKHTKLLELTTSAQTREASLSDSLRDEDCLSKASPAVAKESDEKASRRAEAVVNSSDLELSLPHHQPAFPLLALIVSGGHSQLVLFQNHGDYRLIGQTQDDAVGEAFDKVAKIIGLPYPGGPAIAKAAELGDPRAFHLPIAKLAGEYDFSFSGLKTAVLRTVQREVGKDFTFPSHELPALVDDELRHNMAASFQYTAVKTLVDKTKKAYDNFQPASVVIAGGVAANQELRRQLREALPIGIEYAPIQLCTDNAAMIAALGYFRARIDQPADPYDLEVQPSLSMTVS, from the coding sequence ATGAGGATTTTGGGAATCGAGTCCAGCTGCGACGAAACAGCGGCGGCGATCGTTGAAGACGGCGAACGCTTACTTTCTAATGTGGTCAATTCCCAGATTGACATCCACGCCGAATACGGCGGCGTCATCCCAGAAATTGCCGCCCGCAGCCACCTGGAAGTTATCAACCCGGTCATTAAAAAAGCTTTGTCTGATGCTGGCTGCACCTGGGATGATATCGACGCCGTCGCCGTTACCTATGCGCCCGGCCTGATCGGCTCGCTGCTCATCGGCACGCTCGCCGCCCGTACCCTCGCCGTCATTCATAATAAGCGGCTCTACAAGATACACCATGTCGAGGCGCATGTGTATGCTAATTTCATCACCGAACAGAGAAAGAGAGGCTCAAAACATACCAAATTGCTGGAATTAACAACATCTGCACAAACCCGAGAGGCGAGCTTGTCAGATTCCTTGCGAGACGAGGACTGTTTGAGCAAAGCGAGTCCCGCAGTCGCCAAAGAATCTGACGAGAAAGCATCTCGGCGTGCGGAAGCCGTTGTTAATTCTAGCGATTTGGAGCTGTCTTTACCACATCATCAACCCGCCTTTCCCCTCCTCGCCCTCATCGTCTCTGGCGGTCACTCGCAGCTCGTCCTATTCCAAAATCACGGCGACTACCGACTCATCGGCCAAACCCAAGACGACGCCGTCGGCGAGGCGTTCGACAAGGTCGCTAAAATCATCGGCTTGCCCTACCCTGGCGGCCCTGCCATCGCCAAAGCAGCCGAGCTCGGCGATCCCCGCGCCTTTCACCTACCTATCGCCAAGCTCGCCGGCGAGTACGATTTTTCCTTCTCCGGCCTCAAGACAGCCGTTCTGAGGACCGTTCAGCGCGAAGTGGGCAAAGACTTCACCTTTCCGTCGCACGAGCTCCCTGCCCTAGTAGACGATGAACTGAGGCATAATATGGCAGCCAGTTTCCAGTACACCGCCGTTAAAACCTTGGTCGATAAGACTAAAAAAGCCTATGATAATTTCCAGCCCGCCTCCGTCGTCATCGCCGGTGGCGTCGCCGCCAATCAAGAATTACGCCGCCAACTGCGTGAGGCCTTACCAATCGGCATCGAATACGCGCCCATCCAACTCTGCACCGACAACGCCGCCATGATCGCCGCGCTCGGCTATTTCCGCGCCCGCATTGACCAACCCGCCGACCCGTACGACCTGGAGGTCCAACCAAGTTTATCAATGACAGTAAGCTAA
- a CDS encoding UDP-N-acetylmuramoyl-L-alanyl-D-glutamate--2,6-diaminopimelate ligase, with protein sequence MKAMLVKFVRKVLPVGMLRRLENGYRRLRVKLVSARYGNPSKHLRVIAVTGTNGKTTTSCYINEILKEAHFTTAMFTTAVIEVAGERKLNDLNATVASTARMQRFFRDAKRANADYVVLEVTSHALDQHKLDGVPIEAAVMTNLTQDHLDYHKTMEEYAAAKSKLFQLRPRFIVLNRDDEWYDYFNQFVASEQKMTYGRSVEAEAKITHVKLYRKGTEADVVLDHQTHLELATNLPGEFNVMNMTAATTLAYLLGVKLEDIQEGVANVEAVPGRFERAVEGLGYDVIVDYAHTPDALEKLLAAARGITKQRVILVFGACGDRDQGKRPIMGEIAARGADRIFLTDEESYNEDPEQIRRMLKEGIERGRGDAKTTEIADRRQAIERALGCAKKGDMVLITGMGHEQYRIVNGQRLPWNDGQVVREIVGRERAA encoded by the coding sequence ATGAAAGCCATGTTGGTGAAGTTTGTGAGGAAAGTGCTGCCTGTCGGGATGCTCCGGCGGTTAGAGAATGGGTATCGGCGGCTGCGCGTCAAGCTGGTTAGCGCGCGGTATGGCAATCCGTCAAAGCACCTCAGGGTGATCGCGGTGACGGGGACGAATGGCAAGACGACGACGTCATGCTATATCAATGAGATTTTGAAAGAAGCTCACTTCACGACGGCGATGTTTACCACAGCGGTGATCGAGGTGGCGGGCGAGCGAAAACTCAACGACCTCAATGCTACGGTGGCGAGTACGGCGCGGATGCAGCGGTTTTTCCGCGATGCCAAGCGGGCGAATGCTGACTATGTGGTGCTGGAAGTGACGAGTCATGCGCTGGATCAGCACAAGCTGGACGGCGTGCCGATCGAGGCGGCGGTGATGACGAATTTGACGCAGGATCACCTCGATTATCACAAAACGATGGAAGAGTACGCGGCGGCCAAGAGCAAGCTGTTTCAATTGCGCCCGCGATTTATCGTGCTCAACCGCGACGATGAGTGGTACGACTATTTCAATCAGTTTGTCGCCAGCGAGCAAAAGATGACGTACGGCCGAAGCGTGGAGGCTGAGGCAAAAATTACCCATGTCAAGTTGTATCGCAAGGGCACCGAGGCCGATGTGGTGCTGGATCATCAGACGCACTTGGAGTTGGCGACGAATCTGCCGGGCGAGTTCAACGTGATGAATATGACGGCTGCGACGACGCTGGCGTATCTGTTGGGTGTCAAGCTGGAGGATATCCAGGAAGGCGTAGCCAATGTCGAGGCTGTGCCGGGGCGGTTTGAGCGGGCGGTTGAGGGTCTGGGCTATGACGTGATCGTTGATTATGCTCATACGCCAGATGCGCTGGAAAAGCTGTTGGCGGCGGCACGCGGCATCACCAAGCAGCGGGTGATCTTGGTGTTCGGAGCGTGTGGCGATCGTGATCAGGGCAAGCGACCGATTATGGGCGAGATCGCGGCGCGTGGAGCGGATCGGATTTTCCTGACTGACGAGGAAAGCTATAACGAAGATCCGGAGCAAATCCGGCGAATGTTGAAGGAGGGAATTGAGCGCGGTCGCGGCGACGCGAAAACGACGGAAATTGCCGACCGGCGCCAGGCGATTGAGCGGGCGCTTGGCTGCGCCAAGAAGGGCGATATGGTGCTGATCACCGGTATGGGCCACGAGCAATATCGGATCGTCAATGGTCAGCGGCTGCCGTGGAATGATGGCCAGGTGGTGCGCGAGATCGTTGGTCGGGAACGGGCGGCGTGA
- a CDS encoding SGNH/GDSL hydrolase family protein, with the protein MEFIISVIGATLAVCIAVPATAGAASEYGDLVEKVTTKTLINYVDNYHSKTCGSPTDDYAKKWFYSFKRQKSFANPHHLEAVASLEKAINSPAGAYAVIYTQKNNHNNNSSASLAAVYWTEDGRDDFELSFQQVNKVRRLVVQRKAGSHKQLYFASIASPALQQINSNYRIPEFFLGYTSGSTSQFAIDEIGHNKLLSSNFRTVYPENYSGPQINSDDPGAKWYPEKSGYEDLLDKITTKKLVNYINNYYGKSCGSFGSDYSSQWLTLFERQSRYYERPYHQDAVASLRRAMAYGDYAVVYDQKNNTKPLSPYLISVYWTETKGAFRGLFLGEDSWRSFSIVRSKGINISERLHSAVIASPRLIQNFTNQCDPAFLWGYSQYQVSEVHIREDRHRKLFTSTFDVEYPDGYKGKPIPGDRRNIKYLALGDSFSSGEGDTDKNPATDRKYYRQWTDVNEDKAKGAPKEKCHVSTRSYPYKLANWMGLGSGPSAAWASVACSGATVYDMNWDNSGGYEGQDSPLGRLHGYDNKGVLQKMALNEMIPGRVKQIEFVKKYQPKVITLTAGGNDVGFGKKLVSCVGPESTLGDCVYAKPEMRNRIKSEILEQFERLKSLYEELKTATNNKTKIYVLGYPQFVNGAPDAPCFGRGLLSLSAREREMITNSITYLNNTIKQAAKAAGVKYVDIESAFGDHWLCGNSDRHVNPFLLNEMIVSRIPDLRLPWVEFQESFHPNAKGHADIARAFRKELGGVNPADYKICKNDATTCPDNSATKDNIPAPPYFNVANEQEDIKFTYYKLSNGTATKVQEKYIEIKTSRRPYKPWKKVYVKIYSEPRDLGEIEADKNGEINGSVALPEDLPAGYHTLVVSGEVPDGKKQELYQTILIKGPNLDDIDENGTPDKLQPCGVFAQAANKDEDLDGIDDACDPEITDPILYTARNGKSSLGEDEDRIYLFRNTRAANLTGVTNDYVDKSKNQNNADALVGHTLSEETRGLAFNKLVVMKEADGDIKKGTPIILAKDVSEKCYALKPEDYLSPALKPGSKDYKLRGLIKLNTLPKEVSCEE; encoded by the coding sequence GTGGAATTTATTATTAGTGTTATTGGGGCTACGTTAGCGGTGTGCATCGCGGTGCCGGCGACGGCTGGAGCGGCTTCTGAGTATGGTGATCTGGTCGAGAAAGTGACGACGAAGACCTTGATTAACTATGTGGACAATTATCATAGCAAGACGTGCGGCTCACCGACTGATGATTATGCGAAGAAGTGGTTTTATTCTTTTAAAAGACAAAAATCTTTTGCAAATCCGCATCACCTTGAAGCTGTTGCAAGTCTTGAAAAAGCCATCAATTCACCAGCTGGTGCGTACGCGGTGATTTATACACAAAAGAATAATCACAATAACAATTCTAGTGCCTCGCTGGCTGCTGTATATTGGACCGAAGATGGTAGGGATGATTTTGAACTTAGTTTTCAGCAAGTCAACAAGGTTCGTCGACTCGTAGTCCAGCGGAAGGCGGGGTCGCACAAACAACTATATTTTGCAAGCATAGCGAGCCCAGCACTGCAGCAAATTAATTCAAATTATCGTATACCCGAATTTTTCTTAGGTTACACTAGCGGCAGTACTAGTCAATTTGCAATAGATGAAATTGGTCACAACAAGCTCCTCTCATCTAATTTTCGGACGGTTTATCCTGAAAACTACAGTGGTCCTCAAATAAATTCGGATGATCCGGGCGCGAAGTGGTATCCTGAGAAGTCCGGATATGAAGATTTATTAGATAAAATAACAACGAAGAAACTGGTCAACTATATTAATAATTATTATGGCAAATCATGTGGCTCTTTTGGAAGTGATTACTCTAGCCAATGGCTAACCTTGTTTGAACGCCAGAGCCGTTACTATGAGCGCCCCTATCATCAAGATGCAGTTGCCAGCCTACGTAGGGCAATGGCTTACGGTGATTATGCGGTCGTTTACGACCAGAAAAATAATACGAAACCGTTATCACCATATTTGATAAGTGTGTATTGGACAGAAACCAAGGGAGCTTTCAGAGGGCTCTTCCTTGGGGAGGACTCTTGGAGGTCATTTAGTATAGTTCGCTCTAAGGGAATTAACATCTCAGAAAGACTACATTCGGCAGTTATTGCTAGTCCGCGACTTATTCAAAATTTTACTAATCAGTGTGACCCCGCTTTTTTATGGGGATATTCACAGTATCAAGTGTCGGAGGTTCATATACGCGAGGATCGGCACAGAAAGCTTTTCACCTCAACCTTTGACGTCGAATATCCAGACGGCTATAAGGGTAAGCCAATTCCTGGCGATCGACGCAATATCAAGTATCTCGCCCTTGGCGACTCCTTCTCCAGCGGCGAGGGTGATACTGATAAAAATCCAGCGACTGACCGGAAGTATTATCGCCAGTGGACGGATGTGAATGAAGATAAGGCGAAGGGCGCGCCAAAGGAAAAGTGCCATGTCAGCACGCGTTCGTATCCGTACAAACTGGCGAACTGGATGGGGCTGGGGAGCGGCCCGTCGGCGGCGTGGGCGTCGGTTGCGTGTAGTGGGGCGACGGTGTACGACATGAATTGGGATAATTCGGGTGGCTACGAAGGCCAGGACAGCCCGCTCGGGCGGTTGCACGGTTATGACAACAAAGGAGTATTGCAGAAGATGGCGCTCAATGAGATGATCCCAGGACGCGTCAAGCAAATCGAGTTCGTAAAGAAATATCAACCAAAGGTGATCACGCTGACGGCGGGCGGGAATGATGTGGGGTTTGGTAAAAAGCTCGTATCATGCGTAGGGCCGGAGTCTACGCTAGGTGATTGTGTGTATGCAAAACCTGAAATGCGTAATCGCATTAAGAGCGAGATACTTGAACAATTTGAGCGGCTAAAATCTTTGTACGAAGAATTAAAAACTGCCACAAACAATAAGACAAAGATCTATGTGTTGGGTTATCCTCAGTTTGTAAATGGCGCTCCTGATGCACCATGTTTTGGGCGTGGCCTTCTTTCTTTGAGTGCAAGGGAGCGAGAGATGATTACAAATTCTATAACCTACCTTAATAACACTATTAAACAGGCTGCGAAAGCAGCCGGCGTCAAATACGTTGATATAGAAAGCGCTTTTGGAGATCACTGGCTTTGTGGTAATAGTGACAGACATGTTAACCCATTCTTGCTGAATGAGATGATTGTTAGTAGAATTCCAGATCTTCGACTTCCTTGGGTAGAGTTTCAAGAGAGTTTTCATCCAAACGCCAAAGGTCACGCCGATATTGCTCGTGCTTTTAGGAAAGAGCTAGGTGGCGTTAATCCTGCGGACTATAAAATCTGTAAAAATGACGCGACAACTTGTCCCGACAACTCTGCGACAAAGGATAATATACCAGCACCTCCCTATTTTAATGTTGCTAATGAACAGGAAGACATAAAGTTTACTTATTATAAACTATCTAATGGGACAGCAACAAAAGTTCAAGAAAAATATATAGAGATCAAAACATCCAGACGCCCGTATAAGCCATGGAAAAAGGTATACGTAAAGATTTACTCTGAGCCAAGAGATTTGGGCGAGATTGAAGCTGATAAGAATGGTGAAATTAATGGATCTGTGGCACTGCCTGAGGATTTGCCCGCTGGATATCACACGCTGGTGGTGTCTGGCGAGGTTCCAGATGGTAAGAAGCAGGAACTGTACCAAACCATTCTCATCAAAGGTCCAAACCTGGACGATATCGACGAAAATGGCACGCCGGACAAACTTCAACCCTGCGGAGTCTTCGCTCAAGCCGCTAATAAAGACGAAGACCTTGACGGCATCGACGACGCCTGCGACCCTGAGATCACCGATCCCATCCTGTATACTGCTCGCAACGGCAAGTCATCACTTGGCGAAGATGAGGATCGGATTTATCTCTTTCGCAATACGCGAGCAGCCAACCTGACTGGCGTCACAAACGATTACGTTGACAAGTCAAAAAACCAGAATAACGCTGATGCACTGGTTGGGCATACTTTAAGCGAAGAGACGCGCGGACTTGCATTCAATAAACTGGTCGTTATGAAAGAAGCTGACGGTGACATCAAAAAAGGAACACCGATTATCCTCGCCAAAGACGTAAGCGAAAAATGCTACGCCCTAAAACCAGAAGACTACCTATCGCCAGCACTCAAACCAGGATCAAAAGATTATAAGCTACGAGGATTAATAAAATTAAATACATTACCGAAGGAGGTTAGTTGTGAAGAATAA
- a CDS encoding UDP-N-acetylmuramoyl-tripeptide--D-alanyl-D-alanine ligase, with translation MRLFKTLISRILARSVTTFFLHNPHIKLVAVVGSVGKTTTKSTLVSVLNSSYKVRTNRGNFNAEFSAPLEILGVDSPQNPRSVWNWLSVLGRARRAARRQHDLDVIVQEFGIDHPGEMTAFGRYIRPDVTIVTAIAPEHMEFFGSLETVAREEFALAECSEKVIYNRDDIRPEFVDFADCGQIISYGTEPGADYRIAIGKFTEGKGYRCRLIHADQTSRPFIIPVVGVHQLRVAGGAAAVALELGLDIECVMTMLENFTPVSGRMNILPGINDATIIDDSYNASPLAVKSALTTLYQLPAKTKIAVLGDMNELGQTAADEHAAIGALCDPKQLDHVITVGRLAERFLAPVARQNGCTVTSFAKATDAAKLLARLANKDTTFLFKGSQGGIYLEEAIKPLLKNPADSQKLVRQSDAWLEKKRRFFESDH, from the coding sequence ATGAGACTCTTCAAAACCCTCATCTCGCGCATTCTCGCCCGCTCTGTCACTACGTTCTTCCTGCATAATCCGCACATCAAGCTCGTTGCCGTCGTCGGTAGTGTCGGCAAAACCACCACCAAATCAACCCTCGTCAGTGTCCTAAACTCCAGTTATAAAGTCCGCACTAACCGCGGCAACTTCAATGCCGAGTTTAGCGCGCCACTAGAAATCCTCGGTGTTGACTCACCGCAGAATCCCCGCTCGGTATGGAATTGGTTATCGGTCTTGGGCCGAGCCCGCCGTGCTGCCCGCCGCCAGCACGACCTCGACGTTATCGTCCAAGAATTCGGCATTGATCACCCCGGTGAAATGACCGCGTTCGGCCGCTATATTCGCCCTGACGTCACCATCGTCACCGCCATCGCACCCGAGCACATGGAGTTTTTCGGCTCACTAGAAACCGTTGCCCGCGAGGAATTTGCGCTCGCTGAATGTAGCGAAAAAGTGATCTACAACCGCGATGATATTCGCCCCGAATTCGTGGACTTCGCCGATTGCGGCCAAATCATTTCCTACGGCACCGAGCCGGGCGCCGACTACCGGATAGCTATCGGCAAATTTACTGAGGGCAAGGGCTACCGTTGCCGGCTCATCCACGCCGACCAAACCTCGCGTCCATTCATCATCCCCGTTGTCGGCGTGCATCAACTCCGCGTTGCCGGCGGCGCGGCGGCGGTGGCGTTAGAGCTTGGACTTGACATTGAATGTGTGATGACCATGCTCGAGAATTTCACACCAGTCAGCGGCCGCATGAATATTCTGCCCGGCATCAACGATGCGACCATCATCGACGACTCATATAATGCCAGCCCCCTCGCCGTAAAGTCTGCCCTGACGACACTTTACCAGCTACCCGCCAAAACCAAGATCGCCGTCCTTGGCGACATGAACGAGCTGGGCCAGACCGCAGCCGATGAACACGCTGCCATCGGCGCGCTGTGTGACCCGAAACAGCTTGACCACGTCATCACCGTTGGCCGCTTGGCCGAGCGATTCCTCGCTCCAGTTGCTCGGCAAAATGGCTGCACCGTCACCTCGTTCGCCAAGGCCACCGACGCTGCCAAGCTCCTCGCTCGCTTAGCCAATAAAGACACTACTTTCCTGTTTAAGGGATCGCAGGGCGGCATCTACCTCGAGGAGGCCATCAAGCCACTCCTCAAAAATCCCGCCGACAGCCAAAAACTCGTCCGCCAATCAGACGCGTGGCTCGAAAAGAAACGGCGATTTTTTGAAAGTGACCATTGA
- a CDS encoding co-chaperone GroES, producing the protein MSTPIKPLGDRVVAVREEAKTQTASGIYLPDSSKEKPVIAQVKAVGSDVKHVAVGDKIVYKEYTTTELKVDGVDYLIVREEDVLATVA; encoded by the coding sequence ATGAGTACACCTATCAAACCTCTTGGCGACCGCGTTGTTGCAGTCCGTGAAGAGGCAAAAACACAAACAGCCAGTGGCATCTACCTGCCTGATAGCTCGAAAGAAAAGCCAGTGATTGCTCAGGTGAAAGCAGTCGGTAGTGATGTCAAGCATGTGGCGGTTGGCGATAAGATCGTGTATAAGGAATATACAACTACTGAACTGAAAGTTGACGGTGTTGACTATTTGATCGTCCGCGAAGAAGATGTATTAGCGACAGTTGCATAA
- the groL gene encoding chaperonin GroEL, whose amino-acid sequence MAKKVFYDDDARSRVLGGAQALYDAVKVTYGPKGRNVVIAKGFGGPTVTHDGVTVAEGIELPENDDETLGYKVGADLIKQAAKNLNKQAGDGTTTVTVLTYSILKEANRLIAAGHNPMELRKGIEQAGAEIVKELNKLAEPIEGKSERVAEVATISAGDAEIGKLIAGVIEKVGKDGVVTVEAGQGLELEAEVVEGFSLDKGWVSPFFVTDTGRQEAVYEKPAILITDKKISSVQEFLPMLEKLAQSGKKDVVLIADEVEGEALSILVLNKLKGVFNTVAVKAPSFGDRRKEILRDIAVLTGATVISEDHGLTFENAGLEVLGSARKVIVGKDETTIVEGAGKPSAVKEQIAQIKVLSDNASSEYEKEQFDKRAAALSGKVAVIKVGGATETEIDEKKFRVDDAVAATKAALAEGIVAGGGVTLVNLAGGLKVGGADSIAAGRQILKDALKQPFLQIMRNAGLNADALLAQVEAGKAGCGVNVMDPEAGLVDVKKAGVIDPARVTKEAVQNAVSIASTAATMGALVVDVPEPEAPAAPGGMPGMGMM is encoded by the coding sequence ATGGCAAAAAAAGTTTTTTACGATGATGATGCGCGCAGCCGTGTGTTGGGCGGGGCTCAGGCATTATATGACGCAGTCAAAGTAACCTATGGGCCAAAGGGCCGTAATGTGGTGATCGCCAAGGGGTTTGGCGGGCCGACGGTGACGCACGATGGCGTGACAGTAGCGGAAGGCATTGAGCTGCCAGAAAATGATGATGAGACGTTGGGCTACAAGGTTGGTGCTGATCTGATCAAGCAAGCAGCCAAGAACTTGAACAAGCAGGCTGGTGACGGTACCACGACGGTGACGGTGCTGACCTATTCGATTTTGAAGGAGGCCAACCGGCTGATCGCAGCGGGTCACAACCCGATGGAGCTACGCAAAGGCATCGAGCAGGCTGGCGCGGAAATTGTCAAAGAGCTGAACAAATTAGCTGAGCCAATTGAGGGCAAGTCTGAGCGCGTGGCGGAAGTGGCAACTATTTCGGCGGGCGACGCGGAAATTGGTAAACTAATCGCTGGTGTCATCGAGAAAGTTGGTAAAGACGGCGTGGTAACGGTTGAGGCTGGCCAAGGTTTGGAGCTGGAGGCTGAGGTTGTTGAAGGCTTCAGCCTGGACAAAGGCTGGGTCAGTCCGTTCTTTGTCACCGACACCGGTCGGCAAGAGGCGGTTTATGAAAAGCCAGCGATTTTGATCACCGATAAGAAGATTTCCAGCGTGCAGGAGTTCTTGCCGATGCTGGAAAAATTGGCACAAAGTGGGAAAAAGGATGTCGTACTGATCGCTGATGAAGTTGAAGGCGAGGCGCTGAGTATTTTGGTACTGAACAAGCTCAAGGGCGTGTTTAACACTGTGGCGGTCAAGGCACCAAGCTTTGGCGACCGTCGTAAGGAGATTTTGCGCGACATCGCGGTGTTGACTGGTGCAACGGTGATTTCTGAGGATCACGGTTTGACATTTGAGAATGCTGGCCTGGAGGTCTTGGGTTCAGCGCGCAAGGTGATTGTCGGCAAAGACGAAACCACCATCGTTGAGGGTGCGGGCAAGCCGTCAGCCGTGAAGGAGCAGATCGCTCAGATCAAGGTGCTGTCCGACAATGCTTCCAGCGAATACGAAAAAGAGCAATTTGATAAGCGAGCAGCGGCGCTATCTGGCAAAGTTGCTGTCATCAAGGTTGGCGGCGCGACCGAGACAGAGATTGATGAAAAGAAATTCCGCGTGGACGACGCAGTGGCAGCGACCAAGGCAGCCTTGGCTGAGGGAATTGTCGCTGGTGGTGGCGTCACCTTGGTGAATTTGGCTGGCGGCCTGAAAGTGGGCGGTGCAGACAGCATCGCGGCTGGTCGGCAGATTCTAAAGGACGCCCTGAAGCAGCCATTCCTACAGATTATGCGTAACGCTGGCTTGAATGCCGACGCGCTGCTGGCGCAAGTCGAGGCGGGCAAGGCTGGCTGTGGCGTTAATGTCATGGATCCGGAAGCAGGCCTGGTGGACGTTAAAAAAGCTGGCGTTATCGACCCAGCGCGCGTCACCAAGGAAGCGGTGCAGAACGCGGTATCTATCGCCTCAACCGCAGCAACCATGGGCGCACTGGTCGTCGACGTACCAGAGCCAGAAGCTCCAGCTGCGCCTGGTGGCATGCCGGGTATGGGGATGATGTAG